AAGGTTTACGTTTTCTAAATTATCGAAAGGAGTGTCTTGATGGTATCGAGCGTCTTCTGAAGTTACGAACGAAATCATATTCAAACCTGCGAGGTTAGCGATTTCTCCTTCGTGAGCGATTCGGCAAAGAATGTTGTTTTTCCATGCGCGTCCGTCCGGGTTATTCACTCCGTCGTAAAAAATTTCACGCTCTTCTCTTTGCATCGTGCGCGCGATTTCAGGAATTCGTTCACGCATGAAACGAGCAACGGCGGTTTCTTCTTGAATCACTTCCCATCGGTATTCCACCCACCACCCGAATCCTAGCGGAACGACCCCGGTGCTATGACTGCTCAAATCGAGAAAATACGCAAATTGCGGGATGCGATAGTTCGTGATTTTCCAGTTATCCTCGAAGCGTTTTTCTAAAAATTGACGAATACCTTGCATCGCTTGAAAGTGACCAGAAGTAAGAAGCAACAAAACGCTTCGCTTCGGTTTGTTCTTTTTTAAAAAGTGAGCGATTTCAATCAATGCAGCCGCGCTGCATGCTTGCTCTGCACCATGGGGAAGACCGGGCACGACAGAAATCGAATCGGAGTACGCACCGATGAGAATCCATTCATTTTTGAATCCAGGGTCGCTTCCGGGAATCGTAACGAAAAGATTTTCTGCTTCGATTTCTATCCATTTTTGGTTACAATGAACGCGGATTTGTTTGTCGAGAGATTGAAAAAGAACTTTTGCATCCTCTCTCGAAACCCAAAATCTCGGAAAATCTAAGGGGAGATTCGACCAAAGCATCTCTCCTTGCGAGCGCCATGTAGCATCGGGTTCGAGAAAAATCGCTGCCTTTGCGCCTAAGCGCGCAGCAATCAGCCAATTCGTTTCCGAATTGAAATCCATCAAAACGATGCTTCCATCTACCTTTTTGCCCTCGTATCGTTCGATTCCACCATCGCCGACGTAAATCAAGTTTCCTGTCAAATCGCAAGAAGAGGTTCTCACTCCGTTAGGCCAAAGAGGGAACAACGTCGTGTTACCGTGCGGCGTAAATGCTTTTGCTTTCGCAGTTGGGTCCGGAATCGTAAGAGGATAAGTCTCTTTTCGAACTTCGCCTGCGCTCCCCAATCCTTCTTTCGAACGCAACCATTTCGAGAGTTCCGTGGGGGGGCTTCCAATTCGCGTCTTGGAAGACATCTTCACGATAGAGTTTCGGACTCGCTCGATATCGATACCTCTGATGATTTCCGAGTAGTTGCGAGCGCTTTGCGAGAAGGAAAGGGAAGTTATTAAAAACAGTAAAAGAAGGCTAAGAACTCGCATAATGTGGCTTATTTTTCGGCAAGAGGAATCCAGACTAACATTTCCGATGCCCCGCGGTTTGCCCATGTCATATAGGGTATTGCTGTTGCCATCGTTTTCACTCTTTCGAATTTCGGATATTCATCGTAGGCATAACTCGGAGCATTCGAAAGGTTTTTCCCATCCAATACAGGGACTTCGAGCGCTGTAATGCCATCGAAGTCCCCGAAGGAAATCGTTTTCGGTTTTTCATCGTTTGTAATCGAAATATCTCTCACGGGAAGGCTTTTATTGTGTGCGCTTTCGAAACAATATACGATAGGACCGCGCATGAGAGAGATACAGTTTCGATTCTCTCGCATTCTTGGGTGAGCGAAAACCCGATGGACAGGCATTTCCATATGTAATTTTACTGTGTCTCCTTTTTTCCATTCTCTTCGAATTTCAAAAAAGCCGTTTCTTGAAATACGCTCTCCGTTTATCGCTAAAGTTTTGCACCATTCCGGGATGCGCAAACGGAGGGTGAATTCTTTCGATTTCATGATTTTAATCGCAACCTCTTCCCCCCATGGATAGTTCGCTTCGATTTCGAGGGAATAGTCTTCATCTCGCAAAATGCAGGGTTCGAAAAAGTTGACGAATATTCCTTCATCGTCTTTTGCGAAGAATACTCCTTGAATGGAAGCGAGGGTACGATAAATGTTGGGGGGGCAACAGGCGCAATCGTACCAGGGTTGCCTTTCGTGATTTCCGGAGGATTCGAGCGGATTTACATAAAAATATCGCGTCCCGTCCCACGAAACTCCTGCTAAGAAGCCATTGTAAAGAGCGGTCTCTAAAGCGTCCAGGCATCGGGGATGTGCGCTCATTGCGAACAATCTCCAATTGAATTGCATAGAGGCGATTGCTGCACATGTCTCCGCATAAGCGCGTAAGTTAGGAAGTTCGTGAGGCTCTCCTATCGCCTCCCCTTCGTGCCTCGCACCCACCCCCCCTGTTACATATGTTTTTCCATTTTGTAAATCTTCCCAAAGTGCTAATACCGTTTCCTTTAAC
This genomic stretch from Fimbriimonadales bacterium harbors:
- a CDS encoding beta-L-arabinofuranosidase domain-containing protein; its protein translation is MKNGLLANRQRAIFEKGIWHGLKMLKETGSVEAFDIASGKSNAPLRGFVYRDSDLYKWLEAAAYALALNPDSKLEREVDEIIEKIANAQDSDGYVNTSFAGENKCKRFSNLAKDHEIYCAGHLIQAAVAHHRATGKSNLLEIAKRFAQHLYEVFGPSGRLGTCGHPVIEMAMVELYRETADEKWLTMAKRFLDARGHNVAGGTEYFVDHLPFRQQKKAVGHAVRALYLYAGATDIFLETGEDALKETVLALWEDLQNGKTYVTGGVGARHEGEAIGEPHELPNLRAYAETCAAIASMQFNWRLFAMSAHPRCLDALETALYNGFLAGVSWDGTRYFYVNPLESSGNHERQPWYDCACCPPNIYRTLASIQGVFFAKDDEGIFVNFFEPCILRDEDYSLEIEANYPWGEEVAIKIMKSKEFTLRLRIPEWCKTLAINGERISRNGFFEIRREWKKGDTVKLHMEMPVHRVFAHPRMRENRNCISLMRGPIVYCFESAHNKSLPVRDISITNDEKPKTISFGDFDGITALEVPVLDGKNLSNAPSYAYDEYPKFERVKTMATAIPYMTWANRGASEMLVWIPLAEK